A window of Nymphalis io chromosome 18, ilAglIoxx1.1, whole genome shotgun sequence genomic DNA:
aattttattcaataaagttCATGAATgtaacaaattgtttatttttgacaaaatattttgCTTAACGCTGTGTAGAGAAAAATGCCTAGaagattaacatttcttattgcTGTGATGgtggtattaatttatttttcgttaattttgtttatgttgCGTCCATTGCAAGGTGCAAGAAGTTATTAcggcaataatttaataaatcaccTCGGGTTGCGAGAAACACCCAGGGTGAATTGGTGTAAGAATCTGCATTGGCGTTCTCCACCGTCTCCGAATGTAGTAGCTCTCGTGTCATATCCAGGGAGTGGAAATACTTGGTTAAGATACCTACTGCAACAGGTTACAGGTgtgatataatattgatatccAATAGAAAACTAGGTTCAAGCTAGTTTATTTTGTAGAAAATTAAACTGAGCCATAatgtatattcaaaatattttcaagatttaaaaagtgaatataattttataaaagtaaaaaaacctGCTGGatcattttacaattatatcatAGTATAAACATTCTTCCAGGAATCGTAACAGGTTCTGTGTACATGGATTATGGTCTTCGGATGCATGGTTTCCCGGCTGAGAATGTGACAGATGGATCAGTACTAGTTGTCAAAACTCATGAAGCACCACCCATCGAAGTAGACAAGTTTAAATCTGCTATACTCCTCATCAGAAACCCTAGAGATGCTATTTTGGTAACTAATATAtgaccttattttttttaaactttttgttaaagtttattccttttctatatattttttttcagtttgaTTGCAATTAAGGTCTCTCTtcgtttttagttattttttaatcttacttAAATATGAagacaatattataaacaatttcatATTACCATTTAAATGCTAatctctataaaaaataaaaaatatatatatgcatctAGGtagtaaaacaatataattaaagccAAGAAATGAatggaattaattaaataattaaaagtaaagtatcaatgtctcactgctgggctaagactctTTTTCctttgagcagaaggtttggagctcattccatgCTACTCCAATGCTGATTAGTGGAtgcacatgtagcagaatttcagtaaaatgcaggttgcctcactatgttttccttcatcgttagCACAAaaggaattttaaatacatataaaacacaaaaataaccaccaccaaaaaaatataatatgcatgCACCACTTTTTATTAGAGCTTCTTGATTTGCAGCTTCTTTTAAAATagcaaattaattacattaatcacTAAATATACTCATAATTCAATTttaccataataataaaatttgattattacAACTGCTTACTTAACAATTGTCTCACATAACAAGAAAgcatgtgtatatttatattagctcTTTTATAAGAGCTCGTCGAGAAAAATCATTAAGGAAATTATCAAGTTATTACTTATTGTTTAAAAGGAGAACTATttttcaaagaaataatataattaaaaatagtgtatTATTGATAGTGACATCAGAATCAAgtacataagtaaaatataatatttatatatttaatacttttatgttGTGTCATATTTCAGTGTTCTGTGTTGCAGCTTTTAACAATATGCTTCTGCACTTAAATGAAGTTTGACcggtaattgtttttttttttttcatttataagtttctcttctttttatatatatattttttaaatatctcatgttaattgaatatttgtttctaattttatgcacattcttaatttaaattcctaaattattgatgtaataatatacctatattGTATTCCAATTGCAGGAGTAAAGATatacaaactatatttttacttatttgattTGCCAATAGCTCTGCTGTATCAtacactataaacagttcttgatttgTATTTCTAATATACGATTTGACTTAACTCCAAAGATAACTGATTTGTATTTCTAATATACGATTTGACTTAACTTCAAAGATAACTCCAAAGAAAATTCATAGTGCCATGTTttccttttaattaattatgttactttttagaataattttatttatagagaaCTGTATTTCAGGCCGATTTTAATAGGCTTCACAAGGGTCATATAGGAACAGCTCCGAAGTCCGCAttcaaaaaatcaaataaaaacaaaaattcaggttggtaaagttatttaatttcattatttatttattttgttttagttattaaagaaacaaataaaacaatatgtaaaaTGTTGGCCTAAGAATTATTAGCATATTCATTTTCACAAAGACATTTTATacctgtatatatattatataaaagaagagaaatattaccaaaaaaatGCTGTCTTATGTGTATAACATTGttgttttagtataataatCAGATGTGATACTTATTTTTCCCTTTGAATTTCGTGGGCCCGGCAAAACTTAAATAGACTCAACAGTCGTTGGATGTCGTGACGCGCGATCACTTGATTTGATACTTTTATAGTCTACTAGTTATTCTTAGGTTTATACATTTCCTGCATAATACTATAGTTTTTAAACATTGTCATAgtaaccaatatttttattgataatgctGTCTGGTAATAAACATGCAGccatattaaaaaacatcaatataaattaaaggtaAGGTTCACTAAAGGAGTCTGTCTGTAGAGatacaaatacaagaaaaaaaaagtaatctaaTAAGCACTTAAATGAAGTTTGACCGGTAATTAATGGTCCGgtgcattaatttttaatatattaccaaCTTATGATTACTATCGTTATACCACATATTTTCAGATTGGTCGACATACGTGTTCCATCAGCTGTCTACGTGGGAGACACTCCATCGTCTATGGCTTAAAAAGTTCCTGGGACCGGTTCACATCGTGTTCTACGAGATCCTTGTCAAGGACACGAGGAGAACGTTACAAGGGATTTTGGATTTTCTCAATCATACAGTAACTGAAGTAAGTATTTTTATCCGCCGAGTGACGTCATCAAGTGCGTGTTATGACTTATGTATATATGGCGGTGACGTAGGTGTGCGCTTATTTTAATGGTCTCAACACAATTTAATTGCTGACTCAACAaactgaattattatcacatcttatgattaaaatagaatctattatttatttttaatgtgcgTCAAACTGAATAAATAGGATTGGGTTGGACTTGAATTTTGGCAcatgctaattaaaaaaaaacgatacaatacttataaaagtatggataatttcctttttttctaCCAGGATGACATGAATTGTGCGGTGGCAAATCGAGAAGGAATTTATAGACGAAAAAAGAAATATCACGACTTTGAACCGTTTTCGCCAGAAATGTATTCTGCAATAAATAAAGTTCGATATAGAGTTTTGCGTTTGGTTTCGGATTTTAGGAAAAAACAAAACTACACTGGCCTATACCACAGATAAAATAGATAAGAATGATAATAGAGAATTGTacagagatatattttttaaaaacgattttaggatataataatattactcaacattattattatataatattactaaatgttatatttttactatgttatttatttaaatcaattttaccATGTAAGTCATCGAATTTGTATTCATAAAttgattaatacaaatattttcaacttttaattattttgtttgttttagttattaaagaaaacaatataaacattatataaaatattggtttAAGTATTAATATGGTATTCATTttaacaaagatattttataactagaaaataatattattaaaatgtaataggaCTGTATACCGTCGATACTCACATTCTCTTCGGCATGTTGCAAGACTTACGATAGATGAAAAAGCgaatttgaacaaaaaatatcgtttgctcatgcatttgttatatatttacgtaagtttataaaaaaacactagatttgcaaataaataaataataatcattgatggcaaatgttaaaaaaatagaaaacacCAAAGAGTTTAATTCCGATGACAATCTTAGAAATCATTGTAAAATTGCGCTTTTCTTcagaatacttttataaaattttaagaatttGTTAAGATTAATTTGTACTTATTCATAGAAGTAAGAATTGCCAGTAACTGTTGAAAACTATAAGAAAAAACAAAGAACTCGTTCCGTTTTTAAAACAGTTAGGCTAGCAACTGTCACCCGTTAGTTCCGCAAAGAGTCACTAGGGGAAACTCTTCCAATAGCTAACGGCGCCATCAGCACTCTTACCTTTAGTACCTTTCGAATCCTATTAAACAAATAAGTGTTTCGCAAATGTACAAACtactctaatatataataacagtcACACtactaacataaaatatagattataattttattttatttataaatttaagtttaattaattgtacTTCGGGTGCCAATGTCTGATATGTATGAGTCATATAAGATTTTGGTTCTTTGAACTTAATATTAGAaagttattcaatataaaactaACAGCCCGTAAATGGTCCACTCTTGGGCAAAGACCACCTCTATTTAGGAGTAGATGTAGAGTTTACTCCGTGCTGCGAGATTTGTATGCATAcgacatacaaaatataataaaaatattgtatttcggTGTTTCATCCAGTAGATTGTAAAGGCTAGGAATTGAAGAAGTTTGTAAAgagtatacaaaatatacaaaatatttcattaaaaatgtaaatatatatatataaattttcaagcaatttaaataaattgtttttttttacgctttAACAAGCAGTTACTATTTTTTAGACGTGCTTATAGTTGTTAAATCAAAATAAGCCTATGCTCATTCccttattaaaatatgtcataaataatagtaataaagtaaatagtaacTGTCATCTAAATGTTTACAGTGTGTTAATATatcttgttaaaatataaaaaatagtgtcTTGTCACTTGTAATAtctaatataacaattaatatatattgtttgtaattaactttatttaagagTTATTCTAAAACTATCgtcatcataaaaatatttgtttagttacttaaaatatggctgtacattttttgtttataaaacaaataaaaaaaaatagtcttaataattttcttttacaatATGTGTGACTtagaattttcatattttaatttgccTATAAATATAGTTCAATGTACTATACCGTGATtgctaatgttttttattaaatagtgttaataaaaacattgtgaTCCACTACTGTTGTTAAGGAAGgttatttaatgtgttttacAATGTTAATCAAGATTTAAACTCAATTATGTATTTTGAGCGgcatagttataatatttgcaCTATAAACGCTGATGATTATTTTTCGTTATAGTGATTAAGGATAATGTAGTTTTTATTACTTCTTATTTCGccaaagataatttttaatcctattatatatataagaacataAAAAGACTACTTgtccttttttgtttttgatatatatatatataaatagccaAGGACAAGTAGTCTTTTTATGTTCTTAGGCatgtgtatgtaaataattccttgtgttgtttaaaattgtaatttgtgtagttatttatatatggcTGTACAAAGTTTGTTCGTTGcgttgttatttttatgttaataataacagttttattaaataaaaaaaaatatctatgtttCTAATTCAATtagtaaaaatgataatatgtatatgtatattacaagtGTTTTAATGTACTTAATTGTTTTCATTTCTATGATCTATGCTAATTAGTTTAATgttgttattagttatttaatgttCTATTTAAATACGTTTAACGTGACGTTTTTAAATGGAGTGCACTCGAGAGATTGGTATAGGTATAAATATtgcgatatttaatattatgataatgagttgtaatgaaataaaaataatataatcagtatttcacttttatatataaaattacgagTATAAGGGATAAAACATCTGTGTGTTGCAAGTTGTagcattattcaaattttaaactattacaaatattatcatCGAGATGAAATCatcgaaaattttaaacaattaaacttcttgtacaataaataattttatgtagtttaaaaattaactacATATAATCGCTATTTTAACTGTATTCCACTGCGGTCTAaagaaaataagtatttatttttaatttataaataaaatacaatttgtttattttaatataatgatattataaacaatataataatatttaaatcaacaaaTTATGAACACTGGTCTcttgaattgttttaatattgtattcaatAGAGGATGTAAGTACTAAGTacctaatatactacatattaataGTAGGTATATTACTACGGTGGTCGAATTAAAGAAAAAGTTAATAATGAAAgaagcagttttttttatatattcctaaACATTGATTATGCCTAATTTAtagtacaaatttaattattaattttattttaatttataagacaacgcaatctttagaaaaaatatttatcaagtttttttttgggAATGAGTTGATTACAttcttcattcataatagaggaacgaaacgttcctattggttacactcgcgactacagcgccacatgcgtTGTACTACTCCCTTCTCatctatatcaaaataatagacCATGACTAGTCATGGGCATTTTTGGTTTTTAACGCAGACTGATATTTATCCGATTTCAGATTTACAAATCGATTTCAAAATCCGATTTTAGATATCCGATTTCGGTAACGCCTCGCATCACCAAATCGCTTGCTTTTAGGCAAATATAGTCTTTAAGTACTTATAAGTAAGGTCGATGATTGTGTAATAGATTTCCGTAGCAGAACCAACAAACCGAAATCCGAATCGCAAAATTTGCGCTATCCTTTTTATTCCGCTTTTTCCAGTTGAAAAGAGAGAAAACGAATTTCATAGTAAGCAGTAATCAGTTTGCGTTTGGGTATCATACACAATTCGTTTGGTGCTATCCAGTGATTTTATTTGTCGATTCGAAATCTTTTAATGGTATCGATCTGTAGATCGTTGGCGTTTGGTTCGGTTTGGTCGATTTTTGAAATCGGATTTTTAGATTGCGAAATCGATACGAATGGATTTATGTTTGAAATCGGATTTTGAATTCGTTTTAATATATCAGACGCATGCCTATGTTTAAGGTAGGTACGTAGACTCAATTCCCCATTGAACGTTACATTAGTATATTCTATTGACATatgcaaattataattttttttttaataccctgggacattattcacacacggccatctgacccaaaactaagcagagcttgtactatggaaaccaaacaactgatatattacatatactacttttcttttgtaaatacatacttatatagataattacacacagactcagaacaaacagacaacaTGCACAAAcatctgtcttgggtgggaatcgaacccacaaccttcgacgtgaaaga
This region includes:
- the LOC126775579 gene encoding WSCD family member AGAP003962 — translated: MPRRLTFLIAVMVVLIYFSLILFMLRPLQGARSYYGNNLINHLGLRETPRVNWCKNLHWRSPPSPNVVALVSYPGSGNTWLRYLLQQVTGIVTGSVYMDYGLRMHGFPAENVTDGSVLVVKTHEAPPIEVDKFKSAILLIRNPRDAILADFNRLHKGHIGTAPKSAFKKSNKNKNSDWSTYVFHQLSTWETLHRLWLKKFLGPVHIVFYEILVKDTRRTLQGILDFLNHTVTEDDMNCAVANREGIYRRKKKYHDFEPFSPEMYSAINKVRYRVLRLVSDFRKKQNYTGLYHR